Part of the Mytilus trossulus isolate FHL-02 chromosome 2, PNRI_Mtr1.1.1.hap1, whole genome shotgun sequence genome is shown below.
ttttctctttttgacaaattccctatttccattctcaattttacacaGTTTGGACCCTATTATTCTCGTGATAACCAATGGTGTGAGTTTGATTACCCAATTTTGTCAACAAAATGGAACTAAATCAACTGTTAATCATGTGGGCGATTAAGCTATATAACTAGCTACCAAACCTGGTTTTCCTGCCCATTTTCTTCGagaaatacctgtaccaagttatgaatatgatatttgttttccattcgttgtGTTTATCgattttataaagatttatgGACTTCcttctttttgaatttaccttggAGTTCAGTAAGTGCTAATACTTATTTTTCAgcttaaaatgttgtatgaaatatattttttccattCTGAAAGGTTCTTTCCATAACTGTATATATAGTTAAAGCTGGAAAATTTATAACACATGCTCACTAATGTCtcaataatttttgtaaaaatcagacaaaaacCTACCTTTAACCCTAACACAAAAAGTTTGCTGTCTTCTAAAAACTTGTCATGAAGtattttaccatttgttttttatctgtCAAGTATATCAGtactttatcataaaaaataatttattaaataactagaggctataaagagcctgtgtcgctcaccttggtctatgtgaattcagaatattattattattattattatttacagtgCTTATATAGCGCTtatctaaataaacatttactcTAAGCGCTTTACaatgcataaaaacaatgaaacaagtacatataaacaaatttaaaaatcaaatacaaatagaaaccataaaaaataaaaatatacgactaaatatatttatatattaaacaaaggacacagaaggattcatgaaaaaattgtgttttggtgatggtgatgtgtttgtacatcttactttactgagcattcttgctgcttacaattatttcaatcTGTCAGTAGTTtgagtggaaaatgttagtaaaaatttacaaatttatgaatattgttataaattgactataaaggacaataactccttatcaGATTGTctgatccatctgaaaatttcagggcagatagatcatcacctgataaacaatttaaaagcatcatATTTgcgttataagccaaaaactacattttacccctgtgttctatttttagatattttggttggttggcctgatcacgccacacattttttaaacaagataccccaaagatgactGTGGCCAAGtatggattaatttggcccagtagtttcagaggataagatttttgtaaaagaaaaccaagatttacgaaaaatggttaaaaattgactaccTTGGGCAATAaatcctaaaggggtcaactgaccattttggtcatgttgacttatttgtaaatcttactttgctgaacagtattgctgtttacagtttatctataatagtatccaagataataaccaaaaacagcaaaatttccctaaaactaccaattcaggggctgcaacccaacaactggttgtcctactcatctgaaaatttctgggcagatagatcttgacctgataaacaagtttactcaatgtcagatttgctctaaatgcttaggtgtttgagttataagccaaaaactgcatttccccctatgttctatttttagctatggtgGCCAGCTTGGTTAGTTGGCTGGGTCAtcagacacaatttttaaacaagataccccaatgatggttgtggctaagtttggtataatttggccaagtagtttcagaggagaagatttttataaaagatatttaagatttatgaaaaatggttaaaaatttaatataaagggcaataactcctaaaggggtcaactgacaattttggtcctgttgacttatttgtaaatcttactttgctgaacatttttgatgttacagtttatctctataataatatttaagatgattacaaaaaacggcaaaatttccttaaaattaacaattcaggggcagcaacctaacatcCAGTTGtctaattcatctgaaaatttcagggcagatagatcttgacttgataaacaattttactcattgtcagatttgctctaaatgctttgatttttgagttataagccaaaaactgccttttacccctatgttctatttttagccaggtcaccagacacaatttttaaactaaataccccaatgatgattgtggccaactTTGGTTAGGtttggcccaatagtttcagaggagaagattttgtaaaaacgACATACGGCCATAGACGATGACGGActccaagtgatgagaaaagctcactgggcctttcgggccaggtgagctaaaaataagagccttttaatttccatttgtttgtttaattttccaTACTGATATAAAATTGTTATCATGGCTTTagaacattttaattttcagtgtAAACTGATATATATGTTGATATCAATGCAATTAATGTGTCTTATCACAACAACTTCTGTAAGCTACTGTTCTGCAGGAGTATTGCTGACTTATAATCAGGTATCACAGAATCACACCTCCATGAGTCAATCAGTAATTTACATTAGTAATAGTCCAGTACTTCTTGACCAGCCTTGCTCATCCTGCTATAGGGTTAGCATGTACAGTAATATCCTGAATTCTACTCTCATTTAAAGGTTTGTAGGTCTTTTCATCTACTGATTGCTTTTCAAATTCATCTAATGTGTCAAAACCATCAATTACTCTGTAAATTTAGATaagatttcaatattttaatgaaatgttcTCAACACTGTAattatgcaaaatataaaattcaaggtacatagaaaatgataaaacctacatcttgtatatatatatatcctgaCTAATTCAAGCAGCAaaattttttatttggaaagtaaaatgcaaAAGCTGATATCAAAAAAGcgattttttattcttaaacataattataagtTATGCAAATTATCCAAAAttaatgaaccatgactgacGGTAGGATGCCAAACAAGTTGTAtggaaatgaaatttgaaagtgtttatataactgcataccaaatattattTACCTACACTAGTTATTCCCCAGTCACTgagctaatcacaaactaatacaaaacaactaagcaaaagtttcaaagtcaatggaCCAAGACTGAGTGGGCAGGGTAAAACAATAGGAATGAGATGTACCAATACTAATACAATCAAATACCAagtatcattgacctaccactagtggttccctATAAACTGACTTAATTGCAAACtaatacatgtttattataccactgtcccatgttaaTGGAAGGATTAGGGTAAATAAACTAGTTTAACCCTGTCACATTCTgtatgcatgtgcctgtcccgagtcaggagcctgtaattgaGTAGTTCTTGTTTATTGATGTgtatcttattttatattgtttagtATAGTGTGTTCttgtttgtgctgttacaccactgtccaaggttaggagAGGGTTTGGCACCATCTAACTAGTTTAAATTCATCACATTCTTTACCAGCATGTCCTTAGTCTATAACCTGTAGTTAACTGTAACTAACTGAgtttaccctctttaaataaagaatttattattattattataactggttgtcgtttgtttctctgtaacacatatgttttttgtttattattttgaatataaattggGTCTtcggttttcttgtttgaatggttttacatttgtattttctgtgtcatttgatctcttttaaattgtctccttgacaatcattcatcttcttatttatatatagcaAAAATTTCAAAGCTATTAATAGATAAAAACTGAGAGGCAGGCAGAATGATTACCATGGAAATAAGATGCACCAATGCTTATAAAACTTCATACCtaatttcattgatatataactgatgaaatgataaacaaatacattGATTACACCACAGCTGCCATAACAACATAGTCCTATGTCTCACATCTTAACTCTGTCAAGgtgatgcaaaaaaaaagtaacacaGACTTGCCTTGTCGATTTTGTGTAGTCATGGATGACTGGCCTCATGAACTTGTAAAGTCATGCAAGACTGATCTCATCAACTTGTCTCAAGACTAGCCTCATTAATATTGACTGATCAGGTTTAGACCGCAAAAAATTACTTCAAAATCTAAGCTTACTTTCCAAATACTGTATACTTCATATCTAGATGTGGCTGTTTGgcatatgagaaaaaaaactgtgAACCATTAGAATCTGGCCCATTgtttgccatggaaactactcccCTCACATTGTgctgaaatatcaaaaatatcattCTTTAAGGGAGAGCTTTCCCAGAATAATcaacatataatataaataataataataattgtcTAAGAAAGTAATgcttatgaatattttaaaaaatatcttaaatattcacgcaatatttcgctaaacaaatcAGCAGCATCAGGCATGTGCAGACATCTCAGTAAAATTGGAAGTTGTTACGGAAATCTTTGCAGCTTATTGTATatgacttttaaataaatatatatttttgcatttttcaaatCATGAATCTAAGACTAAAATATCCCTCAATATACATCCAACATCAAATGGATTTTGTGTAAAGACTTTATTAttagtcagagaaaaacatgactttATCCTACAGGGACTTGATTCAaacatttaacaattttaccatTTCTAGTTACAGTGAATATAACATTTGACTAAAAAGACAAGTTTTCACCAAACCACTAaagatgtacatgatgtaagCCATTTAAACTTTAAGttgcaaatacaaaaattaaaagatgtggtatgattgctaatgagacaactatcaaccaaaTAGTTTACACCACTGCCTTTTAAAATGTAATCCCTATTCAGAATCTGGGAAAACAGATTGCCTGACTTTTATAAGATAACTCTTAACCAGAATCTGGGAAAACAGATCGCATGACTTTTATAAGATAACTCTTAACCAGAATCTGGGAAATCAGATCGCATGACTTTTATAAGATAACTCTTAACCAGACAGGGTTCTCACTAGGAATTTTTCATGGTGAGTCCTTGGACTCATCACTTTTAGAAATGGTGAGTCCCAAAAGATTTTGATGAGTCCAGGatgcaatgtattttttttgtgtcataaTATAATGAAATGTGACGAAATACAACTTAAACCATGCGTGTTGGGTTGGTAGattttatttaatcaataaaaaatatgaccTCTAAATagttattgttcaaaatatatacatgtaacagcCTTCTTTCTGGGTCTATATCATATCCTTGATGTGGGGccacattgaaaaaaatgttggtttGCCAAATTAAGCCAGAGTTCCATTAAAAAGATTAGGGCAGGTTAGGTaggtaggtttttttttgttttttttttatgaatggacTATTTAATAATAAACCCAGTTAAAGAATTTGTCTTGTTATTTTTAGttaccaaaatttataaaaattacaaaaaaaattaaaaaattacaaatcaaCCCCTTCCCCTCTACCCCCTTTTCCCAATTAAATTAgtatatattgaatttatacACGAAGTTAAACTACTTTCATGGCACTACCATATCAACTGTTTATTTAGATGTCTATAAATATCCAGATAGAGTTGTCTGTTACTTAGGTGTTTCCCCAAGTATTTTTCCCGCCTAAAATGATCATGTgacatatttgtaaacaaaacaaaccatgTGGTCAAgcaattcatttattttctggATTATTCTGATTTTCATAATTTCGTTTGGATTTATATTCACTTCATTTAAGGTACAGTCAagcatttgtatttaaaaaaaaaaaaaaaaaatagttaagaatttttactttttaatttgagAAATGTCTCATGATCGCCGTTCATTGGCTTGTTCAACCATGCAGACAATGTAAATTAGGtaaattataaatctatcaGCTGTCAAAAATATTGATCTACGCATCACAACAATGTTTTGACATGGACTTCCGGTTTAGTTTCTTGTCAAAACAATGTCATATCATTAATCTTCTAGGCAAAACGATGTTTCTGGGACTCAGGGGATACAATCAGGACGCGTCCCAGAGACTCATGGGTTTAAAGAATGACGCGTCCAGCTCGATTTCCATGCGTCCAGGACGCGTATACGTGTCTTAACAAGAACCCTGTAACCAGAATCTGGGAAAACATGACTTACTTTATGATGAACCCAGATTTAAGATTCTTGTACAATCGGTCATATTACTTACTTTTAGATTATCTCTGAGTTCATCTTCAAATTTCTGGCCCCATATACTGTTGCCACCTTTACCTGTtcctaaaaaaatcatatgaaacAATTACAGCATATCTTATCTTACATATTCAATAtgacattatatttttatgtcaaacTTACTAACAAAAGGGACTGCTGTTTATATTTGGCATGGATTTTGAGGTcacataaaacaacaaatttatatgATATCAAATCAATTATGTCGGATCACTTGTCTGtagtttgtaaaatttaatattaattgaTTGTCCGTGGTCATCTCAAGgagattgattttctctctTGAGCCTGTCCGAGTTGAGATAAGGaatgataatctatttatcactaTTTTGTGTATGACGACGTAGATGTTTACATTGACAATTGTATGTGCTCCCTTAATTTCTTgctataatttttcatatcactctaatatgctgagaaaggaaattatcagtcagttagatcaaacaaaattttgtaaaataacaataattctATTTACCTGTTGGATCACCTGTCTGTAACATGAATCCTTTAATGTTTCTGTGGAATATACATCCGTTGTAGTAATCACTTGCACATAATGCTaaaaaattctgtaaaaaataattcactTTAGTAAATTATAGTGATATCATAATCTGTACTGTAGTAATgaacttaaacatgttaaatgaattCAACTATAGAAGTAAATTATTTCACTATACCCAGGTTCATTCCACTCATAACTATAGTTAGAATATATAGCAAAGTCATGGTAACAAAAATtgacattatatatacatgtcatCAGACAGTTTCAATGAGTTTTGACATAAATGGACAGCAGGTATATCTCAACATTCTGGTTTTTTTTGCACCTGCTCAATTTTCTCTTTTCATAGAGGTTTTCAAGATATCATACAAAACTTGCCTTTTACCactctgttttattttttgcaatgttGGTCATGTTGGTTGGCAAAAGGGGTCATTGaacaaatacataaaactaGATACATAAATAATGATTGTGGTCAAGATTGGTTAAAGTTTACCCTGTGGTTTCAAAAGAGAAGattttcataaaagtaaacaacaAAGGACAACAAATGATGAGAATAGCTCACCTGGCCTTTAGCTAGGGGAGCAAATAAAAAGTATGATCTGATGACTGAGCAAAAATCTATTTCATAGTTACCTCACATGTGACTGGACAGCTCTCACAGAACAATTCAATCTTTATGTCTCCAAGGTCAGTATGAAGAGTCACAGACTAAAAGtagtaaaaataatatctttattcatGCTATTACCTACATGTACAAcacacatgatatatatatataccagtaAACTTCTTAACATCTTCATGATATGTTCTAATCACATGATGGCCTCTCAAATCTAAGATTGTTTTAAATGAGTAAATCTTTGCTTACATGAATTTGGGGAGTATGTTGACCTACATGTTTATacattattaattattaaattcACATACACTTCCATTGTGACTTGGAGATAGAAAATGCTCGACCCAAGCTAAAAACATCCATGACTGTTGACACATTCAttaaatttatgacaaaacggtacatttgtacattgtcTTAATTAAATTACCCAGTCATTAACATCTTTGAAGTCTTATCCACTGTATTTGATTGTAATGACATGATTAACCTTGGGGCAATCACCAGGTGTCATATATGTAATTTAACTTCTGATATGAAATCGTTGAAACAAAAAGGCAATTTTACCAAAACGGCacaagttttttgtttgtttgaaaaaagttgtCAGGGCAGACATGGCAGAAGGGAGCAGATGAAGGCACCAAGGGAGCGGCGCCCTTCAATTTTGGACTGATCAATGTGTAGAAAATTTATTATTCTTAGAATTCTTAGAATAAATGATTAATCAGACATAgacttttaagttttttttttgtaaatataaatatgataaacatatgcatgataaatttattttctaacaaaatttatcagatatttcttaattttacaaattcttCTTCCAAGTAAGGAACCATATTCATGCTGAATGTTTTTGGTTCCGTGAAAACTTAGCGCATATAATGCCAGGCAAGGCAGCAAGTCCTCTCAAAGTTATATACATCTTTAACACATGATAGAAGAGGGTAAAaaggcataaaaataaaataaaaaataagcatGGTATCTTCTAGTCTTAATAACTATGACACCTTGAAAgcctatgttttttttctgtgaaaaGGAACATGAGGAAGGAAGGCTTAATTCACAGAAGAAAAAACATACACTGCGAAGAAAGtcgtcaaagaaaaaataaaatagcctaaAGTTCAAGATGTTATCATTATTTGGATTAGGTATCAACAAGTCCTTTTGGACTACAGATCAACAGGTTGAAATCAAAGACCAATCTAGATAACAATTTCCTCATGACACCTCCCTAGAGTGGGTCTCATTAGGGTCTAAGTGTGATGCGGGTTGTCGATTTTTTGTAAACTTGTGCGACATGTGAAAGTCTAAtaattgtgtcgtgaaaacgggaaatgaggtctagcaggacccgggaaatgacaaaaaaatgggAAATGCTtatgtacatagtgtaagcgggatacgggaatctgacaaaccAGTAAGCAGGATCCAGGATTGGAatcccccaatgagacccccccCTTGAATATTGAATGGTTGTGGGCCTTATTTTCAAGTCCTTTTAGAAGCCAATGATGTAGTTATAATAgttccaaaaaaatgttttttagaaTAATAGTGATTgtttgttaaacatgttggttttttttttaagacaccAACATTTGTCATTGTTTGTTGTCAGCTCTGTCGATCTTTTGTCATTGGAAAATGAAGAACTTTTGGGATTTTTATAGAAACACACACTA
Proteins encoded:
- the LOC134705442 gene encoding peptidyl-prolyl cis-trans isomerase-like 3: MSVTLHTDLGDIKIELFCESCPVTCENFLALCASDYYNGCIFHRNIKGFMLQTGDPTGTGKGGNSIWGQKFEDELRDNLKHNVRGVVSMANNGPDSNGSQFFFSYAKQPHLDMKYTVFGKVIDGFDTLDEFEKQSVDEKTYKPLNESRIQDITVHANPIAG